A genomic segment from Elusimicrobium sp. encodes:
- a CDS encoding HD domain-containing protein, with amino-acid sequence MIKNPFSDEIYLRRTHAHNPDLRDEYFRDQTKIIHSLPFRRLKHKTQVFFAPNNDHICTRIEHVLHVATIAATICRGLNKSGKWQVSEDMAYAIGLGHDIGHAPFGHEGERAIDACLKGKRFLHEINSYRVVEHLANYGEGLNLTFAVKDGIICHCGEDFANNCLRPADKPNDLEQITGRNQMPSTYEGCIVRLSDKIAYLGRDIEDAIKADLITTQDIPQKVREEIGSSNGEIINTLTLDLINHSKDRDFIGFSDEKFELISQLKRFNYERIYHNEQMRQRKETIDKCIRDLFDYFRTLFARYGFEYSAYEREGKQTARGFANYMKSMKTIYKEDPSQIDDIIADYIAGMTDSFALTVMEDVILPNSIKFFS; translated from the coding sequence ATGATAAAAAACCCTTTTAGTGACGAAATTTACCTAAGGCGCACCCACGCGCATAACCCGGATTTGAGAGACGAGTATTTTAGGGATCAAACTAAAATAATCCACTCCCTTCCTTTTAGACGCTTAAAACACAAAACACAAGTTTTTTTTGCTCCCAACAACGACCACATCTGCACCCGCATTGAACATGTGCTCCATGTGGCTACGATTGCCGCCACCATTTGCCGCGGCTTAAATAAAAGCGGGAAATGGCAAGTAAGCGAAGACATGGCCTACGCCATCGGATTGGGGCACGACATTGGGCACGCCCCCTTCGGGCACGAAGGAGAACGCGCCATTGATGCCTGCTTAAAAGGAAAAAGATTCCTGCATGAAATTAACAGTTATCGCGTGGTGGAACACTTGGCCAACTACGGAGAAGGGCTTAATTTAACCTTTGCCGTAAAGGACGGTATTATCTGCCACTGCGGAGAAGATTTTGCCAACAACTGCTTGCGCCCGGCCGATAAACCCAACGATTTGGAACAGATCACAGGGCGCAACCAAATGCCTTCTACCTATGAAGGCTGTATTGTGCGATTATCCGATAAAATTGCCTATCTGGGACGCGATATCGAAGATGCCATTAAGGCAGATCTTATCACCACGCAGGATATCCCGCAAAAAGTGCGCGAAGAAATCGGCTCTTCCAACGGGGAAATCATCAACACGCTTACTTTGGATCTTATCAACCACTCCAAAGACAGAGATTTTATCGGCTTTTCCGATGAAAAGTTTGAACTGATTTCTCAATTAAAACGGTTTAATTACGAACGCATTTACCACAACGAACAAATGCGCCAACGCAAAGAAACCATTGATAAATGTATCCGCGATTTGTTTGATTATTTCCGTACGCTTTTTGCGCGCTATGGTTTTGAGTATTCGGCCTACGAACGGGAAGGAAAACAAACGGCCCGCGGGTTTGCAAACTATATGAAGTCCATGAAAACCATATACAAAGAAGACCCTTCGCAAATAGACGACATCATCGCCGATTATATTGCGGGCATGACAGACTCTTTCGCATTGACCGTCATGGAAGATGTTATTTTGCCGAACTCCATAAAATTCTTTAGTTAA
- the coaD gene encoding pantetheine-phosphate adenylyltransferase translates to MTCKPVVYAGSFDPVTNGHLDIIRRASAVFGAVRVLVIPNANKTPLFTLEERRSLLEQALVGERNVEVATVTKGLLTDYMKAHNLTVIVRGLRSAADLEHEQTNAYFNRLFSPETETVFLPGKPENAFISSSAVREAVRYGADVSALVPVCVAQALAKKEVK, encoded by the coding sequence ATGACTTGTAAACCCGTAGTTTATGCCGGAAGTTTTGATCCCGTTACCAACGGTCATTTGGATATTATCCGTCGGGCGAGTGCCGTTTTCGGTGCGGTGCGGGTGCTGGTGATTCCCAACGCAAACAAAACCCCTCTTTTTACGCTGGAAGAACGACGCAGTTTACTAGAGCAGGCACTTGTCGGGGAAAGAAATGTGGAAGTGGCAACCGTTACCAAGGGACTACTTACCGATTATATGAAGGCTCATAATCTTACGGTAATTGTTCGTGGCCTCCGCTCGGCGGCAGACTTGGAACACGAGCAGACCAATGCTTACTTTAACCGCCTTTTCTCTCCCGAAACGGAAACGGTTTTTCTGCCGGGAAAACCCGAAAATGCCTTTATCAGTTCTTCGGCTGTGCGCGAAGCCGTGCGCTATGGGGCCGATGTATCCGCATTAGTGCCCGTTTGTGTGGCTCAAGCCTTGGCAAAAAAAGAAGTCAAATAA